A window from Candidatus Hydrogenedentota bacterium encodes these proteins:
- a CDS encoding PAS domain S-box protein: MKNILIERGLLKRGGRPIASDSDVRLALGLRLEKIGLVFRYVAYVVLAGIFLTGFAVGSYTDLAVITVVVLLHAAFVHTVLLTHRYEWFASPFNFAIHVAEISCVVFFTGAEESEFFTLYLLFLVGYTVYRRSFGGMLLASAVTCGAYLLVIAIEWALAGLALPPGVIFVKVASIPVCGWIVATTNTLLQHTEEALEARADALASSETMLRTIIDHAAEPILVYDENELITEANNRACEFFGIFRENLLGKPFRSLLFDDGTLSEQLAALYERNEYHGEQIFLNADGIERTVDLHVRSFIRNARKFFVAIARDITEQKELQEATQLANARLGHLNRELRQVNELKTGLLTSVSQRLRSPLTALLGYLDLLLDDELGATTPEQRRALLGGRRSVMRIFGLLDEAFDSKSLRTDAALAPEAPPRPVAPPSAQR; this comes from the coding sequence ATGAAAAACATCCTGATTGAGAGGGGGCTGTTGAAACGCGGCGGCCGTCCAATCGCAAGCGACAGCGACGTTCGCTTGGCGCTGGGGCTTCGTCTCGAAAAAATCGGCCTTGTTTTCCGGTATGTGGCGTACGTCGTTTTGGCGGGGATTTTTCTCACCGGATTCGCCGTCGGTTCCTACACGGATTTGGCCGTCATCACCGTTGTGGTGCTGCTGCATGCCGCTTTTGTGCACACGGTGTTGTTGACGCATCGCTACGAATGGTTCGCTTCCCCGTTCAATTTCGCCATCCATGTCGCCGAAATTTCATGCGTCGTTTTTTTTACCGGCGCCGAGGAGAGCGAGTTTTTTACGCTTTACCTGCTGTTTCTGGTTGGATACACAGTGTATCGCCGCAGTTTCGGAGGCATGTTGCTCGCGTCCGCCGTTACCTGTGGCGCGTACCTTTTGGTCATCGCCATCGAATGGGCGTTGGCCGGGCTGGCATTGCCGCCCGGCGTGATCTTCGTCAAGGTGGCCAGCATCCCCGTCTGCGGCTGGATTGTCGCGACCACCAACACGCTCCTTCAACACACGGAAGAGGCGCTGGAGGCGCGGGCGGATGCGCTGGCGTCCTCCGAAACGATGCTCCGCACCATCATTGACCATGCCGCCGAACCCATTCTCGTGTACGACGAAAACGAACTCATCACCGAAGCCAACAACCGCGCCTGCGAGTTTTTCGGCATCTTTCGCGAAAATTTGCTGGGCAAGCCGTTTCGAAGCCTGCTGTTCGACGACGGAACGTTGTCGGAACAACTGGCCGCCCTGTATGAACGGAACGAATACCACGGCGAACAGATTTTTCTCAACGCCGACGGCATCGAACGGACCGTGGATTTGCATGTCCGCTCATTCATCCGCAACGCGCGCAAGTTTTTCGTGGCCATCGCGCGCGACATCACCGAGCAGAAAGAACTGCAGGAAGCCACGCAACTCGCCAACGCCCGTCTCGGCCATCTGAACCGGGAACTTCGCCAGGTCAATGAACTCAAAACGGGCCTGCTGACCAGCGTCTCGCAACGCTTGCGATCGCCCCTCACCGCCCTGCTCGGATACCTCGATCTCCTGCTCGATGACGAACTCGGCGCCACCACGCCCGAACAACGCCGGGCTTTGCTCGGCGGCCGGCGAAGCGTCATGCGAATCTTTGGATTGCTGGACGAGGCCTTCGACAGCAAATCCCTGCGCACGGACGCGGCTCTGGCCCCCGAAGCGCCGCCGCGTCCCGTTGCCCCGCCATCCGCCCAGCGATAA
- a CDS encoding glycine hydroxymethyltransferase, which yields MNPCQAYLKKTPPEALDEGFLAYIANLSETAKQAPAVAKAIVQELADQRRYLKLIASENYCSLSTQLAMGNLLTDKYAEGVPGTRFYEGCDNVDAVEAYACDQARKLFQCDHAYVQPHSGADANLIAYWAVLQARVETPELTKLGLTDPAKATREQWEAVRDALGHQRLLGMDYYSGGHLTHGYRRNVSAKMFDAYSYGVNRETNLIDYDEIERMAREIKPLILLAGFSAYPRKINFRRMRAIADAVGAVFMVDMAHFAGLVAGGVFEGDFNPMPHAHIVTSTTHKTLRGPRGGIVLCTAEFAEYVDKGCPLVIGGPLGHIMAAKAVALTEANTPSFKAYAKRIVENARALAEACIAEGLVLSTGGTDNHLMLIDMRPLGLTGKQGAAVLRACGITLNSNSLPYDPHGPLITSGLRIGTPAVTTLGMGTSEMREIARIIRFALSQTKPGVVESGPNAGKPSKIKYEIDDAALAEARAATETLLKRFPVYPQLDLAFLQEHFA from the coding sequence ATGAATCCATGTCAGGCCTATTTGAAAAAGACCCCGCCGGAAGCACTGGACGAGGGATTTCTGGCCTATATCGCCAACCTGTCCGAGACGGCCAAGCAGGCGCCGGCTGTGGCGAAGGCCATCGTCCAGGAACTGGCCGATCAGCGCCGGTATCTCAAGTTGATCGCCAGCGAGAATTATTGTTCGCTCTCGACCCAGTTGGCGATGGGCAATCTGCTGACGGACAAATACGCGGAGGGCGTTCCCGGCACGCGGTTTTACGAGGGCTGCGACAATGTGGACGCGGTCGAGGCGTATGCCTGCGATCAGGCGCGCAAACTGTTTCAATGCGACCACGCCTACGTCCAGCCCCACAGCGGCGCGGACGCGAACCTGATTGCCTATTGGGCGGTTTTGCAGGCGCGCGTGGAAACGCCGGAACTCACGAAACTGGGGTTGACGGATCCCGCGAAGGCGACGCGGGAACAATGGGAAGCCGTGCGTGACGCCCTTGGCCATCAACGTCTGCTCGGCATGGATTACTATTCCGGCGGCCACCTCACGCACGGGTACCGGCGCAATGTGTCGGCCAAAATGTTCGATGCGTACAGTTACGGCGTGAACCGCGAGACGAATCTGATTGATTACGATGAAATCGAGCGCATGGCGCGCGAAATCAAGCCGCTTATCCTGCTTGCGGGGTTCAGCGCCTATCCACGGAAAATCAATTTCCGCCGCATGCGCGCCATTGCGGACGCCGTGGGCGCGGTGTTCATGGTGGACATGGCCCACTTTGCGGGGCTTGTCGCGGGAGGCGTGTTCGAGGGCGATTTCAATCCGATGCCCCACGCCCACATAGTTACCTCGACCACGCACAAGACCCTGCGCGGTCCCCGGGGCGGGATTGTGCTGTGCACAGCCGAATTTGCCGAATATGTGGACAAGGGCTGTCCGCTGGTCATCGGAGGCCCGCTCGGCCATATCATGGCCGCCAAGGCCGTCGCGCTCACCGAGGCCAATACACCGTCGTTCAAAGCCTATGCGAAACGGATAGTCGAAAACGCGCGCGCGCTTGCCGAGGCGTGCATCGCGGAGGGGCTGGTCCTCTCGACCGGCGGCACGGACAACCATCTTATGTTGATTGACATGCGTCCCCTCGGACTGACCGGCAAACAGGGCGCGGCCGTGCTTCGCGCCTGCGGCATCACGCTCAACTCGAATTCGCTGCCCTACGATCCCCATGGGCCGCTGATCACCAGCGGATTGCGCATCGGCACACCCGCCGTGACGACCCTCGGCATGGGAACGTCCGAAATGCGTGAGATTGCCCGGATCATCCGGTTCGCGCTGTCGCAGACGAAACCCGGCGTCGTCGAATCCGGGCCCAATGCCGGTAAGCCCAGCAAAATCAAATATGAAATAGACGATGCCGCGCTTGCCGAGGCCCGTGCCGCTACCGAAACACTCTTGAAACGTTTCCCGGTTTATCCCCAACTCGATCTGGCCTTTCTTCAGGAACATTTCGCTTGA
- a CDS encoding sigma-54 dependent transcriptional regulator, producing MRNDQMDKAGILVACADIAYGDTLARFLESAGYVTERCHDSKGLFRILTRKPFDVVVLDLDLGNDTDVEVVSFTQRRQPGTAIILLFPLDRIDRAIDGIRAGAYFYLPKTCLASDVALVVGKALRKKASDASLSHFEQSFLEETMGSSAAMRRVLELVRKVAPTDSTVLLLGESGVGKEVLAHAIHKLSARRDRPFVAVNCAALPETLLESELFGHLKGAFTGADANKRGLFEEADGGTIFLDEIGDMAPLTQAKLLRVLQNGEVRPVGAVAAQCVDVRVLAATNRDLVEAVRSFKFREDLYFRLNVIQIRIPPLRERLDALPALVGHFLARCNAKFGKRVRGFDEASQILLRNYAFPGNIRELESIVAHAVIMADGDLITVGDLPDDVRQGVRPRFALPNYTADHIQSLESVEADSIRATLERLDWNQTAAAKKLGISRSTLWRKMRQYDIAPPDDGSE from the coding sequence ATGCGAAACGATCAAATGGATAAAGCCGGAATACTGGTGGCTTGTGCGGATATTGCCTATGGTGATACGTTGGCGCGCTTTCTCGAATCGGCGGGATATGTGACGGAACGATGCCATGATTCGAAGGGATTGTTCAGAATTCTGACGCGCAAACCGTTTGATGTGGTGGTGCTGGATCTTGATTTGGGCAACGATACGGATGTCGAGGTCGTCTCCTTTACGCAACGCCGCCAGCCGGGTACGGCGATCATTCTGTTGTTTCCCTTGGACCGTATTGATAGGGCCATTGACGGTATTCGTGCGGGGGCTTATTTTTATTTGCCAAAGACCTGTCTGGCATCGGATGTGGCGTTGGTTGTTGGAAAGGCGTTGCGGAAAAAGGCATCGGATGCGAGCCTGAGTCATTTCGAGCAGAGTTTTCTCGAGGAGACAATGGGATCGTCCGCGGCGATGCGCCGGGTGCTCGAACTTGTGCGAAAGGTTGCGCCGACGGACAGCACGGTGCTGTTGCTGGGCGAAAGCGGCGTGGGGAAGGAGGTGCTGGCGCACGCGATCCACAAGTTGAGCGCGCGGCGGGATCGCCCGTTTGTGGCGGTGAACTGCGCGGCGCTTCCCGAAACCCTGCTGGAGAGCGAACTTTTTGGACATCTCAAAGGGGCGTTTACGGGCGCGGACGCCAACAAGCGGGGCTTGTTCGAGGAAGCGGACGGGGGCACCATTTTTCTTGACGAGATTGGGGACATGGCCCCGCTGACGCAGGCGAAACTGCTGCGCGTGTTGCAGAACGGCGAGGTGCGGCCCGTTGGGGCCGTTGCGGCCCAATGCGTGGATGTGCGTGTGCTGGCGGCGACGAACCGCGATTTGGTCGAGGCGGTTCGTTCGTTCAAATTCCGCGAGGATTTGTATTTCCGGTTGAACGTGATACAGATCCGCATTCCCCCGCTTCGCGAGCGCCTCGACGCGTTGCCCGCGCTGGTGGGGCATTTTCTGGCCCGGTGCAATGCAAAGTTCGGCAAGCGTGTACGTGGTTTTGACGAGGCCTCGCAGATTCTGCTTCGGAACTATGCGTTTCCGGGCAATATCCGCGAATTGGAGAGCATCGTCGCCCATGCGGTCATCATGGCCGACGGCGACCTGATCACGGTCGGCGATCTGCCCGACGATGTGCGGCAGGGCGTGCGGCCGCGTTTTGCCTTGCCAAACTACACCGCCGACCATATCCAATCGCTCGAGAGTGTGGAGGCGGATTCGATTCGCGCGACGCTCGAACGGCTTGACTGGAACCAGACGGCCGCCGCAAAAAAACTGGGGATATCGCGTTCGACGCTTTGGCGTAAGATGCGCCAATACGATATCGCGCCGCCGGATGATGGGTCCGAATAA
- a CDS encoding glycosyltransferase family 39 protein, producing the protein MSEDSNIGGLDLRGACRALLPLGAVMALALALRMYRLGEQSAWIDEFQLAGNLDAPSMATYIQLLRFRGRDGFPFYYIIFYYWNWLGACFGVDGPYFLRLLALLCNMASIPLLYVLTRSFFGRAAAGLAVLCFALSPTQIWYAQSIHVTAFWQLLALVSIFGLHRAVCTRRPGWWLLVSTANLMMVWTQPFAVFLVGIEGVYILWRLRPHFREAVAWTGLQFLLCLSIFAWMWRAFRDVQKPEEDFTYLLPSLKSFLADWLADDAVISNDPFVFQGQTWGFLSSRAQQVVVDAHAWIDWALIAFSGLCIAYCAGMVVHALWKGGHDRFRTPGAAHGAALILAVALCPVWIHLLVTVAWRPIILPRFTSYSALAVYAAVAGGIAFLPWRTLRKSAIGLLMFFYAYQLSLALPAAQRTDYGAAVRHIAAEARPDDTVLVAGTFISWEAFRYNAGNLPFEILPACSLDAASDKAARLLAANGHAVWVVIEPFVFTLPPLEQFEQNLAAHGLSWSRRLFPGMNGLYLYRIASAPEGGTTPRAAPVEIVAVTDYAHILRDLGYDTHDPVAERALREAWDVEFVPTTFYYSMLALHLAAEGHLETARRAADRAIALDEQLAFSRFVRTVILGESGEEKAAQAEFNQALALDWIGYVRLYGPLFAALYWEKDPAQARARIGELDRFHVFMPYVCYVRAGTMKAVPPLSASR; encoded by the coding sequence ATGAGCGAGGATTCGAATATCGGCGGCTTGGATTTGCGCGGCGCGTGCCGCGCACTGCTGCCGCTGGGGGCGGTCATGGCGCTGGCCCTCGCGCTTCGCATGTACCGGCTTGGCGAACAGTCGGCATGGATTGACGAATTTCAATTGGCAGGCAATCTCGACGCGCCAAGCATGGCCACATATATCCAATTGTTGCGATTTCGCGGCCGGGACGGATTTCCCTTCTATTACATCATTTTCTATTACTGGAACTGGCTCGGCGCGTGTTTCGGCGTCGATGGCCCCTATTTCCTGCGGCTGCTTGCACTGTTGTGCAACATGGCGTCAATCCCCCTGTTGTATGTATTGACGCGGTCGTTTTTCGGGCGGGCGGCGGCGGGATTGGCCGTGCTGTGTTTCGCGCTTTCGCCGACGCAGATCTGGTATGCGCAATCCATCCACGTCACGGCGTTCTGGCAGTTGCTGGCGTTGGTCTCGATCTTCGGTCTGCACCGCGCCGTGTGTACGCGGCGGCCGGGATGGTGGCTGCTGGTTTCGACGGCCAATCTCATGATGGTATGGACACAGCCGTTTGCCGTTTTTCTGGTGGGCATCGAGGGGGTGTACATCCTGTGGCGGCTGCGGCCGCATTTCCGCGAGGCAGTCGCATGGACAGGCCTCCAGTTTCTCCTTTGCCTCTCCATTTTCGCCTGGATGTGGCGCGCCTTCCGCGACGTCCAAAAACCCGAAGAGGACTTCACCTATCTGCTGCCGTCGCTGAAATCCTTCCTGGCGGATTGGCTCGCCGACGACGCGGTCATAAGCAACGATCCCTTTGTGTTCCAGGGACAGACATGGGGCTTCCTGTCGAGCCGGGCGCAACAGGTAGTGGTGGATGCGCACGCCTGGATTGATTGGGCCCTGATCGCCTTTTCGGGCCTTTGCATCGCCTATTGCGCGGGGATGGTGGTCCATGCGCTGTGGAAAGGCGGGCATGATCGCTTCCGGACACCCGGCGCGGCCCACGGCGCGGCGTTGATCCTCGCCGTGGCGCTTTGTCCCGTGTGGATACACCTCCTCGTAACCGTCGCGTGGCGTCCGATTATCCTGCCCCGATTCACCAGTTACTCCGCACTGGCGGTATACGCCGCCGTTGCGGGCGGAATCGCCTTCCTCCCATGGCGCACACTCCGAAAGAGCGCCATCGGCCTGTTGATGTTCTTCTACGCCTATCAACTTTCGCTGGCCTTGCCGGCGGCGCAACGCACCGATTACGGCGCCGCGGTGCGCCACATTGCGGCGGAAGCAAGACCGGATGACACCGTGCTGGTGGCGGGCACTTTCATCAGTTGGGAAGCGTTCCGTTACAACGCGGGAAACCTGCCCTTCGAAATCCTGCCAGCCTGTTCGCTGGATGCCGCAAGCGATAAGGCGGCCCGACTCCTGGCCGCAAACGGCCACGCCGTTTGGGTAGTCATCGAACCGTTTGTGTTCACGCTGCCCCCGCTTGAACAATTCGAACAAAATCTCGCCGCGCACGGTCTTTCATGGTCGCGCCGCCTCTTTCCCGGCATGAACGGCCTCTACCTGTATCGGATCGCTTCCGCGCCGGAAGGCGGAACGACGCCAAGGGCCGCGCCCGTCGAAATCGTGGCGGTAACGGATTACGCGCACATCCTCCGGGACTTGGGATACGATACGCACGATCCCGTCGCGGAACGGGCCTTGCGCGAAGCGTGGGATGTCGAATTCGTGCCGACAACCTTCTATTACTCGATGCTTGCGCTGCATTTGGCCGCGGAGGGTCATCTGGAAACAGCCCGGCGCGCCGCCGACCGCGCCATCGCGCTCGATGAACAATTGGCCTTTTCGCGCTTCGTGCGCACGGTAATCCTTGGCGAAAGCGGCGAGGAGAAAGCCGCGCAAGCCGAATTCAACCAGGCCCTCGCGTTGGACTGGATCGGGTACGTCCGCCTGTATGGACCGCTTTTCGCCGCGCTATATTGGGAAAAGGATCCGGCCCAGGCACGGGCGCGCATCGGGGAACTGGATCGCTTCCATGTGTTCATGCCGTACGTGTGTTATGTTCGCGCCGGAACGATGAAAGCGGTTCCGCCGCTGTCTGCATCCCGATGA
- a CDS encoding radical SAM protein, with protein sequence MGRTRLFLASVGLRTSEFPVITPPLGILSLSAYLRNRMPLDMKLLDQRLDNTSSDDIVRSAAEFNADVIGFGVLTPFAPLLPELALKARKALPNALIVLGGPHVTGFGAGVMDDVPHADMLITGEGELALEQVLQARAEGNDYGHIPGLVWRNAAGEITVNPGPTPMLDNLDTFPFLAYDLIDLPKYWRHEAMANVPPRKYIGLFSSRGCPYGCIYCHRIFGKRFRAQSAERVIAEIEHLQKTYGVHEIEFYDDIFNQDPRRMMDFCDMALRQNLKLRIAFPNGIRGDTLTPDMIDALVDAGMYYTCCPLESGSAKIQKYMEKHLDIPRFLAGVDKLVRRRVFTYGLAMLGFPTETEEDIQQTIDTICNSSVHLASFFTVTPYPNTELYDRVMQTHPEKLSGFVYRGFPSNLVNLSEVPDHVLYAYQRKALRRFFFNPIRMLRLASVYPNPLYLPKYVPMLARQLVKGIFV encoded by the coding sequence ATGGGACGAACTCGTCTTTTCCTGGCAAGTGTCGGATTGCGGACTTCGGAATTTCCGGTAATCACTCCCCCTTTGGGGATATTGTCCCTGTCGGCTTACCTTCGCAACCGCATGCCGCTGGACATGAAGTTGCTGGATCAGCGCCTTGACAACACGTCATCCGACGATATCGTCCGCTCGGCGGCCGAATTCAATGCGGACGTAATCGGTTTTGGCGTACTGACACCGTTTGCGCCTTTGCTGCCGGAACTGGCCTTGAAGGCGCGCAAAGCCTTGCCGAACGCGCTCATCGTCTTGGGCGGGCCCCACGTTACGGGTTTTGGCGCGGGCGTGATGGACGATGTTCCCCATGCCGACATGCTCATTACCGGCGAAGGCGAATTGGCCCTTGAACAGGTGTTGCAGGCTCGCGCCGAAGGAAACGATTATGGCCATATCCCGGGACTCGTGTGGCGCAACGCAGCCGGCGAGATTACCGTCAATCCGGGGCCAACGCCCATGCTGGATAATCTGGACACATTTCCGTTTCTTGCGTACGACTTGATTGATCTGCCCAAGTACTGGCGGCACGAGGCCATGGCTAATGTCCCGCCCCGCAAGTACATTGGTCTTTTTAGCAGCCGCGGGTGTCCCTATGGCTGCATCTACTGCCATCGTATCTTTGGCAAGCGGTTCCGTGCCCAGAGTGCCGAACGCGTCATCGCCGAAATCGAGCATTTGCAGAAGACGTACGGTGTCCATGAAATCGAGTTCTATGACGATATTTTCAATCAGGATCCACGCCGCATGATGGATTTTTGCGATATGGCGCTGCGCCAGAATCTGAAATTGCGAATCGCGTTCCCTAATGGGATTCGCGGAGACACGCTCACGCCGGACATGATTGACGCACTCGTGGACGCCGGCATGTATTACACGTGCTGTCCGCTTGAATCCGGATCCGCGAAAATCCAGAAATACATGGAGAAGCACTTGGACATTCCGCGTTTTCTCGCGGGCGTTGACAAACTCGTCCGTAGACGCGTGTTTACTTACGGTCTTGCCATGCTCGGATTTCCCACGGAAACGGAAGAGGATATCCAACAGACCATTGACACGATCTGCAATTCGTCCGTTCACTTGGCCTCGTTCTTTACCGTAACGCCCTATCCTAATACCGAACTGTATGACCGTGTCATGCAGACCCATCCCGAGAAACTCAGCGGATTTGTCTACAGGGGATTTCCCAGTAATCTGGTGAATCTTTCCGAAGTGCCCGACCACGTGTTGTACGCCTATCAGCGCAAGGCGTTGCGACGGTTCTTTTTCAATCCAATTCGCATGCTCCGGCTGGCCAGCGTCTATCCGAATCCGCTCTATCTGCCGAAGTATGTTCCCATGTTGGCGCGCCAGCTCGTCAAGGGGATCTTCGTGTGA
- a CDS encoding radical SAM protein yields MRVLFYDFDAGSLGIQSLLAVLKSSAHEVYLYLDCSCPRQYLVNNRFLERIFALTEKQICDDLLSYRAEVVCFSITSLTFARILGLIRQLKSRCPGLIVICGGVHATLLPDAVAQHADIDFVVTGEAEHSFPALLDALDNLGIEKTRMLEASKLPGVWNMLDGQVINRGLSPVPCDLNRLPPLQKELHHAINRSLSAMYSTVCMRGCFYSCTFCNDAAIRDLYAQHGASYYRVRSVDCVLAELRHAKERYCPKHIEFHDDVFAADREWLAEFSRRYPVEIGIPFNVQTHPLLLDDDKLEMIARSGCVTIEIGVQSACEDVRRDVLRRNETTEHAKRLLIKARALGMRVETDFIANLPGETPDHLRQMLEFIYETRPNLVNLHFLAYLPKTEITRIALETGALTPGDVQSILDEMRPFFPSKVLSSRYRVLAIELVMACAFSAPVARKINNVLDRSFIGALMAPLAPFVVVLARIMAGLFDRRAYLYRFQFTFGIRNMGRVLLRKTLGLGIVRPRLGKP; encoded by the coding sequence ATGCGGGTTCTTTTCTACGATTTCGATGCCGGGTCCTTGGGAATCCAATCCCTGTTGGCTGTTTTGAAGTCTTCTGCGCACGAAGTTTACCTTTATCTGGACTGTTCTTGCCCCCGCCAATATCTGGTAAATAACCGTTTCCTAGAACGAATCTTCGCCTTGACGGAAAAACAAATCTGCGACGATTTGTTGTCGTATCGGGCCGAAGTCGTCTGTTTTTCGATCACTTCCCTTACCTTTGCCCGTATTCTGGGTCTGATTCGGCAGCTCAAGTCGCGCTGTCCCGGGCTTATTGTGATTTGCGGCGGCGTACATGCCACACTGCTTCCCGACGCGGTCGCGCAGCACGCCGACATTGATTTTGTCGTTACCGGCGAGGCCGAACATTCGTTCCCGGCCTTGCTGGACGCGCTGGACAATCTCGGCATTGAGAAAACCCGCATGCTGGAAGCGAGCAAACTTCCGGGCGTGTGGAATATGCTCGACGGGCAGGTCATCAACCGGGGTCTATCCCCGGTGCCTTGCGACCTGAATCGGCTTCCTCCGCTTCAGAAGGAACTGCATCATGCGATCAACCGTTCGCTGTCCGCCATGTATTCGACGGTATGCATGCGAGGGTGCTTTTACTCATGTACTTTCTGCAATGATGCCGCCATTCGCGATCTCTACGCACAACACGGCGCTTCCTATTATCGCGTACGGTCGGTGGACTGTGTGCTTGCAGAGCTGCGGCATGCCAAAGAACGATATTGTCCGAAACATATCGAGTTTCACGACGACGTTTTCGCCGCGGACAGGGAGTGGCTGGCTGAATTCAGTCGACGTTATCCCGTTGAAATAGGAATACCATTCAACGTGCAGACGCATCCGCTGTTGTTGGACGACGACAAGCTTGAAATGATTGCACGCAGCGGATGCGTTACTATCGAAATCGGCGTGCAAAGCGCCTGCGAGGATGTTCGACGGGACGTCTTACGACGTAACGAAACCACGGAACATGCCAAACGCCTTTTGATCAAGGCCAGAGCGCTGGGTATGCGCGTCGAAACGGATTTCATCGCCAATTTGCCCGGAGAGACTCCCGATCATCTCCGACAGATGCTGGAGTTCATCTACGAAACCAGGCCGAATCTGGTGAACCTGCATTTTCTGGCGTATCTTCCCAAGACGGAAATTACCCGAATCGCGCTGGAAACGGGCGCCTTGACGCCGGGTGATGTTCAATCCATCCTCGATGAAATGCGTCCATTCTTTCCGTCGAAAGTCTTGAGCAGCCGCTACCGCGTTTTGGCCATCGAACTGGTGATGGCGTGCGCGTTTTCCGCGCCAGTGGCCCGAAAGATCAATAATGTACTCGATCGGTCTTTTATAGGCGCCCTGATGGCCCCTCTAGCGCCCTTCGTGGTGGTGTTGGCGCGCATCATGGCTGGTCTTTTCGACCGGCGCGCCTATTTGTACCGGTTCCAGTTTACATTCGGAATCCGGAATATGGGTCGCGTACTGTTGCGCAAAACACTGGGGCTGGGCATTGTCCGGCCTCGTCTTGGCAAACCATGA
- a CDS encoding radical SAM protein, translating to MKQLRVFLTCLGRNSIYFPGTTPPLGILYLAAYLRKCFDVEIRLLDQRAENCSLQEVARRAIEFEADVVGIGTFTLYADTLPSLTTAIRQGLPNSLIVLGGPHVSSFGATALENTAADAGVRGEGERPFEAIVSAWLAGSDFSHIPGLFWRDASGAIISNPGSMPVIEDLDSLPFPAYDLLDVSQYWRDFSFGNLPPHRYVSMFSSRGCPRLCTYCHSIFGKRFRAHSAERIVEELKHYVRTYGITEVEFLDDTFNHDAKRAIQFADLMRKEGVKIKLGAPNGLQSHTLTEEVLDALVETGLHQASFALESGSPRIQELIKKHLSIPKFIWCVEQAIKRRVLANGNTIMGFPTETEEDLKATVDVVCQSKLHTVSFFTVVPYPNTELYEQLKELQPEKLAKVRYWEKDFSVQPVNFSAVPDSVLFAIQRKAWRRFYLNPLRLARIARDYPDPWFLARLLPMFMRRVVKGIGVEE from the coding sequence ATGAAGCAATTACGCGTATTCTTGACCTGCTTGGGTCGCAATTCCATTTACTTTCCAGGGACCACGCCTCCGCTTGGAATCCTTTACTTGGCCGCCTACCTTAGGAAATGTTTCGATGTGGAGATCCGCCTTTTGGATCAAAGGGCGGAAAACTGCTCGCTGCAGGAAGTGGCGCGGCGCGCCATCGAATTTGAGGCCGATGTCGTGGGCATCGGCACGTTCACTCTCTATGCGGACACGCTTCCCAGCCTTACCACCGCCATTCGGCAGGGACTTCCCAATTCGCTAATTGTGCTGGGCGGTCCGCACGTGTCGTCGTTCGGCGCCACGGCCCTCGAAAACACGGCTGCCGACGCCGGTGTTCGCGGCGAGGGAGAGCGCCCCTTCGAAGCGATTGTGTCGGCCTGGTTGGCCGGTTCGGATTTTTCGCACATTCCGGGTCTTTTCTGGCGGGACGCTTCCGGCGCCATTATAAGCAATCCCGGCTCCATGCCCGTCATCGAGGACTTGGACTCCCTTCCCTTTCCGGCGTACGATTTGCTCGACGTGTCGCAATATTGGAGAGACTTCTCCTTCGGAAACCTTCCGCCGCACCGCTATGTTTCGATGTTCAGCAGCCGCGGCTGTCCCCGGCTTTGCACTTACTGTCACAGCATTTTTGGGAAACGCTTTCGCGCGCATTCCGCCGAACGAATCGTGGAGGAACTAAAACACTATGTTCGGACGTACGGGATCACCGAGGTCGAGTTTTTGGACGACACCTTCAACCATGATGCCAAGCGCGCGATTCAGTTTGCCGACTTGATGCGCAAGGAAGGCGTCAAAATCAAGCTGGGAGCGCCCAACGGCCTGCAAAGCCATACGTTGACCGAAGAAGTACTGGATGCGCTGGTGGAAACCGGCCTGCACCAAGCGTCCTTTGCGCTGGAATCCGGTTCGCCCCGCATCCAGGAACTCATCAAAAAACACCTGAGCATCCCCAAGTTCATCTGGTGCGTCGAACAGGCCATCAAACGGCGCGTCCTTGCCAATGGCAACACCATCATGGGCTTCCCCACCGAAACCGAGGAAGACCTCAAGGCGACGGTGGACGTCGTTTGCCAATCGAAACTTCACACAGTGTCCTTTTTTACGGTCGTTCCATATCCCAATACGGAGTTGTACGAGCAACTCAAGGAACTGCAACCCGAGAAACTTGCAAAGGTTCGTTATTGGGAAAAAGACTTCAGCGTACAGCCGGTCAATTTTTCGGCGGTTCCCGACTCCGTGCTGTTTGCTATTCAACGCAAGGCGTGGCGCCGATTCTATCTCAATCCCCTTCGGCTTGCGAGAATTGCGCGGGATTACCCCGATCCGTGGTTTCTTGCGCGATTGCTGCCGATGTTCATGCGCCGGGTTGTCAAGGGAATCGGCGTGGAAGAGTAA